A window from Garra rufa chromosome 14, GarRuf1.0, whole genome shotgun sequence encodes these proteins:
- the LOC141284456 gene encoding uncharacterized protein, whose product MKVHIEKKPLICPQCGKSFTKKKYLDVHMKTHTGEKPFDCPQCEKRFTQKKNLIVHMRVHTGEKPCICQQCGKSFTCNRKLKTHLKYHTGENPFQCDQCGKSFTLKSQLKIHMRIHTGERPFICKLCGKSFTRNSVLEAHMKIHTETKPFVCPQCGKSFTQKSTLTVHMRIHTGEKPFICPQCGKSFTYKGNLKAHIRIHTGESPFKCDQCGKSFRHCANLINHTRVHSRKKSFKCHQCKKGFTEREHLKTHVVTHMGEKPFMCHHCGKSCSREGNLRVHLSIHTGEKPFTCEQCGKSFNVKVNLKIHMRVHTGEKPYKCLQCEKSFTCLSSIKRHSQTHSGNKLPFSSMQEEV is encoded by the coding sequence atgaaagttcacattgaaaagaagccgttgatatgccctcagtgtggaaagagttttacaaagaaaaaataccttgatgtccacatgaaaactcacactggagagaagccttttgactgccctcagtgtgaaaagagatttacgcagaaaaaaaaccttattgtccacatgagagttcacactggagagaagccttgcatctgccaacagtgtgggaagagtttcacatgtaATAGAAAACTTAAGACTCACCTAAAATATCACACTGGAGAGAATCCATTccaatgtgatcaatgtggaaagagttttactctgaAAAGTCaacttaaaatccacatgagaattcatactggagagcgacctttcatctgcaaactctGTGGCAAAAGTTTCACACGAAATTCTGTTCTTGAggctcacatgaaaattcacactgaaaCAAAGCCGTTCgtatgtcctcagtgtggaaagagttttacacagaaaagtacacttactgtccacatgagaattcacactggagagaagcctttcatctgccctcagtgtggaaagagtttcacgtatAAAGGAAACCTCAAGGCTCACAtaaggattcacactggagagagtccatttaaatgtgatcaatgtgggaagagtttcagacaCTGCGCAAACCTTATTAATCACACGAGGGTTCACTCAAGAAAGAAGAGTTTTAAATGTCATCAGTGCAAAAAGGGTTTCACAGAGAGGGAACATCTTAAGACTCACGTAGTAACTCACatgggagaaaagcctttcatgtgtcatcactgtggaaagagttgtTCAAGAGAAGGAAACCTCAgggttcacttgagcattcacactggagagaaacctttcacctgtgaacagtgtggaaagagtttcaatgttaaagtaaaccttaagattcacatgagagttcacactggagagaaaccgtacaagtgtcttcagtgtgagaagagtttcacatgtctAAGCAGCATTAAACGTCATTCGCAAACTCATTCTGGAAACAAACTGCCgttttcttcaatgcaagaagaggtttag